The DNA region TCATTTATCATAATTGTTGAAACTACTAACTTATCTTCGTCCATTTTGAAGTTGTTAGTTGCATTAGCAATAGCTGATGCTAATGTCTTCTTTATTAATCTAGCTGCTTTTTTATTTGTAAATTCTAGAATATCTAATGCTTCTTGTGCTGATTTTCCTCTCACTAAGTCAGCTACCAATCTAGCTTTTCTAGGAGACATTCTTACGTATCTCGTAATTGCTCTAGCTTCCACTAGTCCAACCTCCTCTTTACTTTCTCAAATATATGCTTAAATTATTTTTTCTTTTTCTTGTCTACTCCGTGTCCGTAGTAAGTTCTAGTTGGTGCAAATTCTCCTAATTTGTGTCCAACCATTTGCTCAGTTACGTGAACAGGGATGTGTTTTTTCCCGTTATATACACCAAAAGTTAATCCAATGAAGTTAGGGAATATTGTTGATCTTCTTGACCAAGTCTTAATAACTGCTTTTAAGTTTCCAGAAGCTACTGCATCTTCAACTTTTTTCATTAAGTGGTGGTCACAGAAAGGTCCTTTTTTTAATGATCTAGCCATTCCTTATTAGCCTCCTCTCGAATTTAGAATTACTTATCGTTTCTTCTTCTTACGATAAACTTATCTGTAGTTTTCTTACCTCTAGTTTTAACACCTAAAGCAGGTTTTCCCCAAGGTGTTAAAGGAGCTTTTCTACCTACAGGATTCTTTCCTTCTCCTCCTCCATGAGGGTGATCAACTGGGTTCATTACAGATCCTCTTACATGAGGTCTTCTACCCATATGTCTGTTTCTTCCAGCTTTACCAATTTGTACTAAGCTATGTTCTGAGTTTCCTACTTCACCGATTGTAGCCATACACTCACCGTGGATTAATCTTAATTCTCCAGATGGTAACTCAACGTGACAGTAAGTTCCTTCTTTTGCAACTAGTCTTGCTGCAGTTCCTGCAGATCTAACTAATTGTCCACCCTTTCCTCTTTGTAGTTCAATATTGTGTATTTGAACCCCAACTGGCATATCTTTTATTTTAAGTGCGTTTCCTGGTTTAATCTCTGCTTGAGATCCTGCCATAACCATGTCACCTTTTTTTAGTCCTTTAGGAGCTAGTATATATCTTTTTTCTCCATCTACGTAGAATAAAAGAGCTATATTAGCTGTTCTATTTGGATCATACTCGATAGATTCTACTCTAGCAGGTATATCTAATTTATTTCTCTTGAAATCGATAATTCTGTAAAGTCTTTTGTGTCCTTTTTGTCTATCTCTACATGTTCTGTGTCCATAGTTGTCTCTTCCA from Candidatus Fusobacterium pullicola includes:
- the rplV gene encoding 50S ribosomal protein L22 yields the protein MEARAITRYVRMSPRKARLVADLVRGKSAQEALDILEFTNKKAARLIKKTLASAIANATNNFKMDEDKLVVSTIMINDGPALKRIMPRAMGRADIIRKPTAHIVVAVSEK
- the rpsS gene encoding 30S ribosomal protein S19, with protein sequence MARSLKKGPFCDHHLMKKVEDAVASGNLKAVIKTWSRRSTIFPNFIGLTFGVYNGKKHIPVHVTEQMVGHKLGEFAPTRTYYGHGVDKKKKK
- the rplB gene encoding 50S ribosomal protein L2, whose product is MAIRKMKPITNGQRGMSRLVNTDLDNVRPEKSLTVPLKSAYGRDNYGHRTCRDRQKGHKRLYRIIDFKRNKLDIPARVESIEYDPNRTANIALLFYVDGEKRYILAPKGLKKGDMVMAGSQAEIKPGNALKIKDMPVGVQIHNIELQRGKGGQLVRSAGTAARLVAKEGTYCHVELPSGELRLIHGECMATIGEVGNSEHSLVQIGKAGRNRHMGRRPHVRGSVMNPVDHPHGGGEGKNPVGRKAPLTPWGKPALGVKTRGKKTTDKFIVRRRNDK